Part of the Candidatus Methanogranum gryphiswaldense genome, AGCAGAATATCTGAGAATCAATCCTTTGCTGTAAAGGCGAGAAGAGAAGGAACACAACCCTACACTAGCATGGATGTGGGAAGAGAGGCAGGTTCAGCGATATACGAGACCAATAAAGAAAAAAACATCAGGGTAGATCTTAGCAAACCGGATGTAAAAATATACATTGAGGTTCGGGACAATAAAACATACATTTTCGATTCATACATACAATGCCACGCTGGACTACCACTTGGAAGCCAAGGTAATGTAATGGCGGAAGTTAACGATGACCGTGGAGTCCTTTCTGCTTGGTTGATGATGAAACGTGGATGCAAGGTTTTCATAAGAGGCGATGCAGACGTATCTTTACTCAAGAACTACGACCCCAAGCTTAAGATCCTGAACGATCGTCCTAATGATCCAAAAAGCATACTTGGATTTGTTAAGGGTACCGACATCGATACAATACGCTCTATCGACACTTCCAAGTATGATTTACCTATATTCTTCCCGACCATCGGAATGAACGATGAAGATGTAAAGATCTATCTGGACAAATTGGTAGCAGAATGCGAATGAAATAAAATCTTACTTAATTCTTAGAAGTATGTAATTTTAAACTGTTTTTTCGGACGGGAAAAAATTTCTCCCGTCCGAGGATCTTACTTATCAAACTCTCAATTGTTTAGGCTTTCCAACCGCAGTGATCTTGACCTGTGTTTCCAAAATTATATCCCTCATTGTATCTGTACCAAGAGAATATTTCTTTTCTTTGAACTCGGACGATATGCATATATCTTCTGCACCAGACCTCTCAGCAGCTAAAAAGACGTATTCCTCTCCTTTTTCCTTTGCAAATCTGGTACCTTCCAAATAACTATCGAAATCGAATTTACCAAATTTGGTGAACACGGTGCATGGTGTCACCTCAGGGTCTCCATCCGAAAGAGGTTTGATCAATATGTCAAGGCTCTCAGATATCCCACCGGTTATCGCACCCAATGCATTTCCTACTTCTGAACACTCAGGTATTATCAAATCGGTATGGAATCTCTTTGCCACATCGGGCAGATATGCACCGACAGGAGCACCTATGCCGATTATAGGTTTGTTCAAAACAATAGAACATGCAAAATCTGGACCTGATCCATTCAAAACTGCTTTTGATATCAAAGATTCTGCGGTCTTATCGATCTCTTCTGTTCCCACATCCTCTATCAACAGTTTCTTCATGAGCTCAATGCAGAGTTTATCGATTATCTGTCCTTTGACCTTCTTTATGAATTCCTCTGAGGTTATCCTTAGTTTTGCTGCCTGATATGCAACACCCAAAACAGATGCGGCCCTATCATACTGGACATAACTGTTCTCTGCGTGCAACAGATCTGTTGGTGTTAGCCCGACCCTCTGTATTATCCTCTGCTCTTCCAACCTTACAACATTGAAAGATAAAGGTTGAATTCCAAATTGTTCACTTGCCTCTCTGAGCGAACGCGGTCCATCCTTAAGGAATTCAAGGAATTTCAGATCATTATCTGATATGCTCCTGCCCGAATAATCCTTTGTCAGGACGAAGAATTCGATATCCTGTACGATGTTGCTTACCTCTACAGACTCTGGTGAAGGACGGGATGGCTTCTCTGATACTACCTTGAGATGATCGGTTATACTTGGCCATTTGGAAGCTGCTATGCACAAGGGTATTACACGTATGGGCGTAAGTATAACCCTGTTACCATTGACAACTATGCGACTATCCCCTCCGATACCTGAAGTAGATATCTCAGCAGCCATCACACGTGTCCTCACACCACTTATAAGAGCGCCTTCCTTTTCTAGTCTGGGCACGCCGTTTCTCAATATGCCTATATCTGTGGTCGTCCCACCTATGTCCATTATTATCGCATCTTCTTTGCCTGTGAGCCTTTTTGCACCTATTAGACTTGCAGCAGGACCTGAAAGAATGGTCTCTATTGGCCTCTCTGCAGCTGTATCCACATTCATGACAGAACCGTCCCCTTTAACTATCATCAAAGGGGCTTTGATATCATTCTCAAGCAGAACCTTGTTGACTGATGCTATCAACTCTTTTATTATAGGTATCAAACGCGAATTCATTACTGAAGTAACTGTACGTTCATTGAACCCTAAAGTGGATGAAAGTTCATGACCACAGACCACAGGTACGTCTAATATCTCTTGCGCAAGTTCCTTTACACGTTTTTCGTGCTCTGGATTCCTGACACTGAGATATCCTGTGATGGCCAACCCATCCACCTTTCCTTTGATCGATCTCAGGAACTCTTCAGCCGCCTTCTCATCCAAAGGTTCAGTCTCAGTTCCTGACATGTTATGTCTTCCCTTGATGCACGTGTGAAGATCGACATTTATAAGATTATCAGGCTTACGATCTATGCATATCAATCCTACTCTGCACCCCTTACCCTCAACAATAGAATTTGTTGCCAGTGTTGATGATAGAGACACGATTGATATCTCCTTGAACAGTTTCTTATCGAAATTAGATATCGCATTCCTTATTCCGATTGAAAGATCTTCCCTTGTTGTCAACGCCTTTGATTTGCTTACAATTATGTCTGTATCAAAGTTCACAAGAACGGCATCCGTATATGTGCCGCCTGTATCAAATCCTAATCCGTAACTCATCTACATCACCTGTTAGCTTTTACACCTAGATCGCTGTTCCTCTCAGAGACAATTTTGCATATATGATCTGCAATCGACCTCTGTTGAGCCTCATTCTGTATGTCTGGAAATTCTCCGATTGGGAATTCATTGTCGCATTTATTGCATCTAACTTTGGGGCATCCCTTTGCTGCCTCTGAGCACCCTTGGCATGCAAACGTCCTTGCATAAACTAATGAGAACCTAAATCCGCAGAATGGACAGTCAAACTTTCTGACTGATGCGGTTGTATTGTATGAGAAGTCTTGAGCCCTCATCGATTCGTAATATCCATTTGTCATCTGTATCCCTTTACCAATTGCGTCGGGGTATCCACATTTATCACGGATTACCCCGACTAATATGTTTGAAATGTTTTCATGTAACCCGTTCAATCGAGTCTTCCATATTTTTCCACAGTTTTGACCACTGCTTCGATGTTTTCCAATTTTGTATTTATGTCAGGGGGTACCTCACAACCAGATGCGATACAGTACCTGGAATTCAGTCCACGTTTGCATAGAGCGGTCTTGACCTCTTGACATAGATCTTTTGTTACCTTCGTTATTGTTTCAACGGACCCTCTACGGAATAATTGAGGATCGATATTACCTGCAACGAGACAATTGTCCGCATATCCTGAACCGATAACCTCTGAAGCAGTTAACGATCCCTCGATATCCGGATAGTAGGCCATTGAATAAATCGCAGGCTTGAACTTATTGATCTGGGTATCGAGATGTGGAAGGTCCGCGCAATTGTGTATGGCAACAGCCATTCCATTATCCCTCGTCTCCTGGTTCAACCTCTTTGCATATACATCGCCTTCAAACTCTCCGTACTCATCGTCACCCAAACAAGAATAATTACCCCAGAGATAGTCCCAGCATAATCCATTAACGCCGGTCTGTCCGATCTCTTTAACGATCTCTGAATCAAACTCTGTCATTACTTTGAGTGCCTTATGAACAGGTGCAGGATCTGTGAACATATCCATGAATAATCTTTCCGCACTGGCACTCTGTGACAATGCAAGTAGAGGTCCTTCCAGGAATGCAGATGTCACTACCTTACCATTCAACTTGTCCGCGATTATCCTTGTGCCCTCGATTATCACTCTGGATCTTCCTTTTTTTACATCAGGAACCTCGAGTTTCTCATAATCTTCGATAGATTTTATGATCGGTCTGTTCACATAAGGTGTGTTCTCCTCATCGAATTTCACGCCTGCTCCAAGATCTCCAGCCATTACTGAAAGGTCCATCAAACCAATAGCGAAATCAAATCCGAAACGTTTCTGTCCCTGAATAAATGCCTCAGCATACAGCTTTGGATCGCTGGCCCATTCTCTGTATGTAACACCATTTTTACCAATAAGCTTCCTATTTACACCACATGCTATTGGATATGTTGGTAATCTGTCGATTTTTTCATTATTGATTGCACCGAGTGCTCTCTGTGCATGTGTTATTTCTGTCATTGCTGAACCCTCTTTAACCAAGATACACAATCTTGTGCGTTGATGTCTCTGTGGTCTGCACCTATCTCTTCCGCAAACGAATTCGATGTCGGAGGCCCTCCGATAGTGACCTTACATTTACTACGATATCCGTTCTCTTTCAATGCGTCCACTGTCACACCCATGTAATCCAATGTAGGGGTCATGATAGTACTAAGAGCGATCACATTTATTCCAAGCCTCTTTGCTTCATCAGCGATCAATTCTGATGGGACGTCTTTTCCTAGATCGGTAACATAATAACCGCCAGCTGTCAACATTGCTTTAACAATGTTTTTACCGATATCATGAACATCTCCCTCTACGACCGCGGTTATGCATGTTTTTCTGCTGACACGATCTTCCACTGGAATAGCAGGAAGAAGGACATCGAGTCCAGCATACATGCTCTTAGCCGCAGCTAATATCTGAGGAAGGAACAATTTATGAGCCGCGAATAATTCGCTCACAATTGACATTCCTCTTACCAATCCATCATTTATGGCTTCAACTGGATCTATTTCCTCTTCAAGTGCTCTCTCAGCCGCAGCTTTGGAACGGACCCAATTCAATTCCACAACGGAATCAGTCAATTCTCCAATTATTTTTTCCTTTGACATTTACTTTCCTCGATCTTTTTTTATTATTTTTCGACACATTCGTGAATTCAATGTTTAAATAAAGTTCATATTATTCATATGACCCAGATAAACAAAATGGACAATGTCCATTAAGAATTCAAGGACCTATGTATCAGTCAACTGATCACATTCTCAAAGACCCATTTTTATGAGTGATTGAGATATTCTTCGATTCGATCAGTATCAAATTAATTCTCGATACATGAATAACGACAAACACCGATGTTCTTACAACAGAAACTAAAATGCTGTTTTAATTCCACGGATACGTAATATTTTCCACTCTGGATCTTTATTTTTTTTACCATGTTATACACCTTATCGAGAGCTATTGGTCCTCTATGCTTTCGCAATATAATGTATCAATTGTTAATATTAATAAACAATTGTTAAATATATTCATTAAAGAATATAATTAGAATTATTAAGGAAAATTTTACTAAGAATAAAGTAAAATAATTAAAAATATGACAACATTTAAGAAAAAAAGAATTATATTAATTCAAATTAATTTACAAAAAATAATAATATCCAGTAAAAATAATATTTATATTTTTAATTAAAATTTGATAAATAATAAGATGATAAAAAAAAATATTCTTATATTGTCATAAAAACAAGTAATATCCTAATTGAATTGCAAAAATAATCATAGTAAACCTATATGATACCTATAAATAATAAGTTCTAAGATATATCTATTATATAGGTCATATTGACCTTAATAATTTAAACTGGTGGCAAATTTGAAAATATCAACTAAAGGAAGATATGCATTACGTATGATACTTGACCTAGCCGAACACAAAGATCAAGGATTCATTGCGTTAAAGGATATAGCTGAAAGACAAGAGATATCAAAAAAGTATTTAGAACAGATAGTGCCACTTCTCAATAATTCTAATATGCTAAAGACAAATCGCGGATATCAAGGAGGATATATGCTAGCTAGATCCCCAGATAAATATACGGTCTGGGACATACTTAGTCTTACAGAAGGAAGCATGACCTTGGTATCATGCCTTGATACTCCAGACAACACTTGCCCACGCAGCGAATACTGTATGACCCTACCTGTTTGGAAGGGCTTGAACAAAGTGATCTCCGATTATCTAAAAAGTGTCACAATACAAGATATATTGGATCAATACAAAAACCGTGAAATTAACGTCTACATCATATGATAATAATGTGACAGGGATCATCCTGTCACATCTCATCAAATATAAAGATTTTTACTGATGTAACGATCCCCACGATCGGGGAATACTACAACAATGTTCCCTTTATGAATTGTTCTTGCGAGTTCCAATGCAGCATACATTGCTGCACCTGAAGAAGATCCAGCAAACACACCTTCACGTCTAGCAAGTTCACGGCACATACCAAACGATTGTTCATCGTTGATCTTTATTACTTGATCTACCAAAGACATATCCATTGTTTTTGCAATAAAATCGTTTCCAATACCTTCGATATCATAATCTCCGTGTTCTCCTCCCCCAATCGTAGAACCGACAGGATCTGCGAGGACACCTTTGATATTCTTATTTTTCTCTTTAAGATACTTAAGAACTCCGGAATAGGTTCCACCACTACCTGCCCCAGCTACCAAATAATCTATTTGTCCATCAAGATCCTCATAGATTTCTGGACCTGTTGTCTCATAATGGGCAAGAGGATTGCTCATGTTATTGAATTGTTCCAAGGATATAGAATTAGGATGTACTTTCCTTAATTCATCTGCCTTTTTTGTCGCTCCTTGCATACCGTCCTCACGAGGCGTATTTATTATCTCTGCACCCAAGGCACGCATCAAAACTTGTTTTTCCATTGAGAACTTAAGAGGTACAACAAAAATAACATGATATCCGCGATTCAATGCTGCAAATGCTATACCTATTCCTGTGTTCCCAGCTGTTGCCTCTATTATTGTATATCCTGGTTTCAAAGACCCTTTTTTCTCTGCATCCTTGATCATATAGATTCCTACACGATCTTTGACACTGCCAGCAGGATTGGATAACTCCAATTTGGCAAATATGTTCACCCCGTCTGGAACGTCCATATTATTTAATTTCAGAAGGGGGGTGTGCCCTATCATATCCTGCATAGAATTGTAATAATGCATCAAGATCACTTCTTGCTGAGATATATCGCATTCTGAAGATCAGAAGTAATGTCTCCAATGTTCTCTATTCCAACAGATAAACGGATCAACCCCTCAGTTATCCCTACCTTCTGACGTATGTCATATGGGATAGATGCATGGGTCATGCTTGCTGGATGGCAGATCAAGGATTCAACACCACCAAGACTTTCAGCAAGTGCGATTAATTCGAGTGAAGAGAAGAATTTTTTAACATCGTAATTCTCTTTTAACTCAAAGGACAGCATTGCCCCTCCGTTCTTGGCCTGTTTTTTATTTATATCGTAGCCATGAAAATCTGGACTTCCTGGATAGAACACTTTCTCCACGGCATCATTGGATCTTAGGAATTCCACAACTGCCTTTGCATTCTCCACATGACGGTCCATACGAACAGCCAGGGTCTTGATCCCTCTTATGAGTAGAAAAGAATCGAATGGTTGAAGTATGCCGCCTGTTGCATTCTGTATGAAATGTATACGGTCTGCCAATTCTTTCGAATTTACAACCACTAGGCCAGCGATTAGATCGCTATGGCCTCCGAGATATTTCGTTGCACTGTGTACTACAATATCTGCTCCGAGATCCAAAGGACGCTGAAGATAAGGTGTCATGAACGTATTGTCGACAATTGTGTATATTCCATGCTTCTTTGTTATTTCAGATACTCCTTTTATGTCTGTAATTGACATTAGAGGATTTGCTGGACTCTCGATGAATATGGCTTTTACATCAGGACCTATCTTCTTATCCAAAGATTTGAGGTCCGTTGTATCTTCGATCGAGTATTTTATTCCAAAATTAAGGAATATCTTATCCAATACACGAAATGTCCCACCGTAAACATTACTGGATATTATTATCCTGTCTCCAGATTTGAATAGACTTAAAACCGCAGTTATGGCGGCCATGCCTGATGCGAATGCAAAACCCGCGGTACCGTTCTCGAGTTCCGATATTAATGATTCTAATGCGTCTCTCGTAGGGTTCCCGGTTCTCGAATACTCATATCCTTTATTGATCCCGAGACCCTGTTGTTGATACGTTGATGTCTGATATATCGGAACATTCACCGCACCTGTTCTCTCATCTCCGCTAATGCCTCCATGAATTAACGCAGACTCGATGTGTGTATGGTTGCTCATTGCATTATCTCCATTAATGCATACAAAACATATCTATTTAATATGTATTGTTGAACAACAATTCTATCAATTATTTTTTTTATCCTCCATGGTAAAATACAAGACTTTTTGTCTTACATTCAAAATAAAAAACACGTTAGTTGGTTGTATAAAATAAAATAACAGTACCATATTCTAGGAATATGCATAATTTTGCTCACGGAATAGATAAAAAACATCTGTTGATACTATTCGTGGCAATATTCGTAGCCCTTATTGACGGAATGGATGGAAGTATCGTAAACATCGCTCTTCCAACCTTAGCGGCTGAAATGGGCACAGATACAGGAACGATATCTTGGGTTACCGTATCGTACTTTATGATGCTGGCGGGAACAATACTTCTTTTCGGAAGAATAGCCAATAATAATGCAGTAAAGACAATATTGATCCTTGGACTCATCTTGTTCACTGTAAGTTCTCTGTTCTGTGGATTATCTGATTCCATCTCAATGATCCTTATCTCAAGGATATTGCAAGGTACAGGTGCAGCAATGATGAGCGCTGCAATGCCGATGATGTGCGTGAGATATCTGCCAGCAAATAAGTTAGGCCTTGCACTCGGCGCCATGACATTAGGTTGCTCGATCGGTTATGCTACTGGACCTGCCCTAGGCGGATTCATAATAGATGCATTGTCCTGGCATTGGGTATTTTTTATTAACATACCAATAGCGATCATCGTGTTGCCAATAATACTATTGGCAATACCAAAAGATGCTCCCAGAATTAAAAAACATATAGATCTGGCAGGAGCCCTGGCCTTCCTTCTCATGATCGTATTCGGAATATATGCACTTCAAAGATTCTGTTACGAAGGGGAATTCATAACATCAATGATAGCGGCAATACTTTTCGCCGTAATGATAGGAGCATTCATTTATCTAGAACTTAGAAGAAAGAATCCTCTTCTTAACGTGCGTGTTTTTAAAAATAGGGATTTCAACTTTGTTTTTATTTCATTCCTTATTGTTAACCTCGTATACATGGGAATATTGTATCTTATACCGTTCTACCTAGAGATCAACTTGAATTTATCTTCATCCATGAGCGGAGTCTACCTGCTAATACCATCGATCGTGACACTGATATTTGTCGTTCCTTTCTCAAGAAAATCTGATTTCATAGGAAGAAGGATATTCAGCATCATTTCTTGTTTTTTATTATTGCTTGCCTGTGTTTTTTGGGCCATATTCTCACCTTACAAAGAGGTGATACCGCTGATCATTGCTTTGATTCTAATGGGGCTTACATGGGCCACATGCGGAGGTGCTATGGCAAGTCGCATTGTTGAAAAAACTGTCAATGAAAGTCGTGAAATAGGATCATCTTTGATGAGCGAGGCCATCTACATCGGATGTGCTGTTGGCACAGCACTTTACGCAATGATGTTCGTGCTCTATACCGGTTCAGGAAATACTGATTTTAAAGACCTTCCACCAGATACATTCCTTGACGGTTTTGTCTTTACACTAATCATATCTATTGTACTCTGTATCGCAGCATTGGTAATGTCTGCAGTAGTAAGAGACAACAAAGAATGATGAAAAGCTATTTTTATTGTCATTTATACAACATAATACTGTATCATCTTAAGTATAAACAATCTAAATAATCCACAATCATAAATATGATTTACTAATCGATTAATTGAATAAAAGTACATTTCAAGAAAAATTGAAATATAAGATTAGCCCTTCAATACCTGTTAAGGATTAAAATGGCCCTAAATATTCTCTTTGATGCCCTGAACAGCGGATTGGAATACGTGATAAGCTATCTAGCTGAACATGTGATCACATGTCTGATCCCAGCATTCTTTATTGCCGGAGCCATCGCTGCATTAATCAAAAAAGACTCAGTGATAAAATATCTTGGACCTAAAGTATCAAAATACAAATCCTATTCTGTAGCATCTGTTTCAGGTACTCTATTGGCAGTGTGCAGTTGTACGATACTACCGCTCTTTGCTGGCATATATAAAAAAGGTGCAGGTTTAGGGCCTGCGATCACTTTCCTATTTGCTGGCCCAGCCATAAATGTATTGGCCATCATCTACACCGCACAGGTACTAGGTTTTAATATCGGAGTGGCCAGAGCTGTAGCTGCCATTTCTCTATCCATAGTGGTTGGACTTATAATGGCGTTCCTTTTCAAAAAAAGCGAAAAGGAAAAAGAAGAAAGTATAGGGCCAGATCCATTCTCGGTTTCAGACGAATCTGTACCAAGACCTAAATGGGTGATACCAATATTCTTTGCGTTACTTGTAGGCATATTGATCTTTGGAGCGTCGTCCTTGGATTGGATGATCAAACTACCGATCGTATACATATTCACGATATTGATAGCTGTGATATTGATCTATTATTTCACAAGAGACCAGGTCACAGAATGGGGAACAGAAACATGGATGCTCACAAAGAAGATATTCCCCATATTGATAATTGGAACATTTATTGTTGGAGTGTTTGCTTATTTTGTTCCTCCGGAAACATTTGCCCCTTATCTCGGTAGCAACAGTTTAGGCTCCACTTTCCTTGCCTCTTTGATAGGCGCCGTAATTTACATGCCGACCTTGATGGAGGTCCCGATAATCGGGGGTGTTTTCGGATACACAACCGGTGCCATGGCTAGTGGACCGGCGTTGGCACTTTTGCTCAGCGGACCGACAACCAGTCTGCCATCAATAGCCGTATTGTACAAAATAATAGGACTGAAAAAAACCCTTACTTACTGGATACTCGTGGTCATCATGGCTACCATTGCAGGAATGATATATGGGGCCATAACATAATCAAAATTTATATCTAAAAATATTATAAATTAATAGCAATGTATGTATATATGTACATATATACAATTATTATGAACCTAATAAATGCAAAGTTCTTCAAAGCTTTAGGAGACGAAACCAGATTGAATATTGTAGGTTATCTGCTAAAGAAAGATTATTGCGCATGTAATTTTGATAAGATCAGCGATAAGGATCAGACCACCATCTCTAGACATCTTAAGATACTTACAGAAGCAGGTATAATTAAGAACACAAAACATGGCAGGAACAATATTTACAGCATAAATGATGAAGAAATGAGATCCCTCCTTCTAAAGATCGGAATTGAAGAATTGGACTGCGACTGCGATTGTATTGTAAATGACAGAGAACAGTTCGTCAAAGAATCTGTAAAGGAAAGATATGGTAAGATCGCAGTATCAGACGTCCCATGTGGTTGTGGAAACAGCTGCTGTAGCGATTCGTATGATCCCATGAAACTTTCCGCATCCGTAGGATATTCTGAGGATGAGTTAAAGGTCCTACCCGGGTCCAATCTAGGACTAGGATGCGGGAATCCTGGAGCGCTAGGCAATATCAAAGAAGGCCACATTGTCCTTGATCTCGGCAGCGGGGCAGGCATGGATGCATTCCTCGCAGCCCGTCGTGTTGGAAATTCAGGTAAGGTCATTGGTGTTGATTTTACACCAGAGATGATTAAAAAGGCCGAACGTAATGCAAAAGAAAATGGTATTACCAACGTAGAATTCAGATATGGGGATATTGAAAAACTCCCTGTTGATGACAACTCGATCGACATCATACTTAGCAACTGTGTCATAAATCTTGTACCAAATAAACTGAACGTCTTCAAGGAAGCGTACAGGGTCTTGAAAGATAACGGCAAAATGTACATCTCTGACATGGTCCTATTAGAAGAACTCACTGAAGAACAAAGAAACGACAAGGACCTTATCACAGGGTGTGTTGGCGGGGCCATCCTTAAAAATGATTATCTGAACCTGATAAAACAAGCAGGATTCCACCTAGATAACATTTTAGAAGACAAAAAAATAAGTAAGGTACAATATCAAGGTCTCCCAGTAGAAAGCTTGAAGGTCGTTGCCAATAAAATTTAAAAACCTTTTTACAAACTATTTAATTGATCAGAATTCCAAAATGATATGAACCCTATTTGATCGGCGATCACAACGCACGATATGACATATAATGATAAAAATTTATTAAATATCAAAGCAGAACTTGTTTTTCTGCTTTGAATTTAATTTAAAATTTGGATCTGCAACAAGATCATTTGATACAACCGCATTTGACATTCCCAGCGATGAGATCTTGCCAATCTTTAAGGACGTCATGTGTCCAACAGTCATCAGCACCCGCTGATTCACGCATCACCAATGCCAATATGTAATTCAATTCCTTGACTGTAGCTCCTGCTTCTAAGGCACCCTTGAAATGCTTTCTCACACATGGTGCGCTCCTGGACTTTATGGACAATGCAAAACATATGAACTGGTAAGTTTTTTCGTCAATAGATCTTTTTTCACGATACATATCATCCATATCGTCCAACATCTCTGTGAATTCAGGAAAGAACTCCTCCAACATTCTTGTCATTTTTTCTCACCTTTGCTTATCAGTTCCACGATTTCCTGTGTACTAAGGACCTTGCCCACAGATACTATATCCTTGCCTATCACTAGAGCAGGCGTGACCATAACGCCATATCTAGCTATCTCGTTGATGTCTGTTACGTGGCCGACCTCAAAATCCTTTCCAGATAGCTTGACTGCTTCTTTAGCATTGGATTCCAACTGTTTACATTTCAAACATCCGGTTCCAAGCACTTTCACATAGGCATCATCATTTGCATGACCTTCACATCTACCCTCGTTCTTTCTACTGAATAATCCCATTTACATACACTCTCCGATTGATTGCTACTGACTTTAAAGAATAAAAATGTGTACTGAGACCACGCAGTCTACTTTATTAGATGTTAACTTAAAATTGATCTTGATGTCAGAGCAATTCGCCTTTCTCATCCACGAAAACAATGTCGTTCCTTTCGATCTTCTTGACCATATTTTTTGAAAGCATCCCCATTTCCAACCAAGCCGCGTTCATGACACCTGTTGGAACGAGACAGGTCAAAGACATATCTCCCCTCATATCTCTGGTATTCACCTTACTGGCCTCCAGATCTGTTATATCTACTATTGATAATGTTTTCAAACGTTCCCCATAGGCTTTTACCTTGGGACAATCCGATTCGATCGATATGTCAATGTCTCCGTCCTCCCGCATATTAGTTGTGATCCTATGTGTTTTTCCACAAACTCTCATGTTTACAATTACATTGGCCATATCTCAAACCCCCATCTTAAGATCTGAATTCAATAATTCCTTGACCTTGCCTTCAATCAAAGTAATGACTTCCACGTATTTTTGATCGGAGATGCCTTTGGGATCTGGAATATTCCATGCAACTCTTCTTTTGCACGGCATATACGGACAAGTTACACCGCAACCCATTGTGACCACAACATCCACGGGAGGCAGATCGGATATCAGTTTTGGGAATTGCTTATCGGTCATTTGAATTCCGAATATCTCCTTCAAATGACGCACAGCATCCGGATCGATGCATTCTGAAGGTTCTGATCCTGCAGAATAACATGTAAAACTTCCATCTGATAACGAATTGCCGATCGCCTCGGCTATTTGGCTTCTGCAGGAATTGTGTACGCAGATGAATGCTATCTTCATATTGATCTGTCCAATTAATTGAAAAAAGTTCAATCTTTATACTCACCCAATGTCAAATACGCCGGAAGTTCGAAACCACTTTTTGGACC contains:
- a CDS encoding PLP-dependent aspartate aminotransferase family protein, producing the protein MSNHTHIESALIHGGISGDERTGAVNVPIYQTSTYQQQGLGINKGYEYSRTGNPTRDALESLISELENGTAGFAFASGMAAITAVLSLFKSGDRIIISSNVYGGTFRVLDKIFLNFGIKYSIEDTTDLKSLDKKIGPDVKAIFIESPANPLMSITDIKGVSEITKKHGIYTIVDNTFMTPYLQRPLDLGADIVVHSATKYLGGHSDLIAGLVVVNSKELADRIHFIQNATGGILQPFDSFLLIRGIKTLAVRMDRHVENAKAVVEFLRSNDAVEKVFYPGSPDFHGYDINKKQAKNGGAMLSFELKENYDVKKFFSSLELIALAESLGGVESLICHPASMTHASIPYDIRQKVGITEGLIRLSVGIENIGDITSDLQNAIYLSKK
- a CDS encoding MFS transporter — encoded protein: MHNFAHGIDKKHLLILFVAIFVALIDGMDGSIVNIALPTLAAEMGTDTGTISWVTVSYFMMLAGTILLFGRIANNNAVKTILILGLILFTVSSLFCGLSDSISMILISRILQGTGAAMMSAAMPMMCVRYLPANKLGLALGAMTLGCSIGYATGPALGGFIIDALSWHWVFFINIPIAIIVLPIILLAIPKDAPRIKKHIDLAGALAFLLMIVFGIYALQRFCYEGEFITSMIAAILFAVMIGAFIYLELRRKNPLLNVRVFKNRDFNFVFISFLIVNLVYMGILYLIPFYLEINLNLSSSMSGVYLLIPSIVTLIFVVPFSRKSDFIGRRIFSIISCFLLLLACVFWAIFSPYKEVIPLIIALILMGLTWATCGGAMASRIVEKTVNESREIGSSLMSEAIYIGCAVGTALYAMMFVLYTGSGNTDFKDLPPDTFLDGFVFTLIISIVLCIAALVMSAVVRDNKE
- a CDS encoding permease, coding for MALNILFDALNSGLEYVISYLAEHVITCLIPAFFIAGAIAALIKKDSVIKYLGPKVSKYKSYSVASVSGTLLAVCSCTILPLFAGIYKKGAGLGPAITFLFAGPAINVLAIIYTAQVLGFNIGVARAVAAISLSIVVGLIMAFLFKKSEKEKEESIGPDPFSVSDESVPRPKWVIPIFFALLVGILIFGASSLDWMIKLPIVYIFTILIAVILIYYFTRDQVTEWGTETWMLTKKIFPILIIGTFIVGVFAYFVPPETFAPYLGSNSLGSTFLASLIGAVIYMPTLMEVPIIGGVFGYTTGAMASGPALALLLSGPTTSLPSIAVLYKIIGLKKTLTYWILVVIMATIAGMIYGAIT
- the arsM gene encoding arsenite methyltransferase, giving the protein MNLINAKFFKALGDETRLNIVGYLLKKDYCACNFDKISDKDQTTISRHLKILTEAGIIKNTKHGRNNIYSINDEEMRSLLLKIGIEELDCDCDCIVNDREQFVKESVKERYGKIAVSDVPCGCGNSCCSDSYDPMKLSASVGYSEDELKVLPGSNLGLGCGNPGALGNIKEGHIVLDLGSGAGMDAFLAARRVGNSGKVIGVDFTPEMIKKAERNAKENGITNVEFRYGDIEKLPVDDNSIDIILSNCVINLVPNKLNVFKEAYRVLKDNGKMYISDMVLLEELTEEQRNDKDLITGCVGGAILKNDYLNLIKQAGFHLDNILEDKKISKVQYQGLPVESLKVVANKI
- a CDS encoding carboxymuconolactone decarboxylase family protein, which produces MTRMLEEFFPEFTEMLDDMDDMYREKRSIDEKTYQFICFALSIKSRSAPCVRKHFKGALEAGATVKELNYILALVMRESAGADDCWTHDVLKDWQDLIAGNVKCGCIK
- a CDS encoding thioredoxin family protein: MGLFSRKNEGRCEGHANDDAYVKVLGTGCLKCKQLESNAKEAVKLSGKDFEVGHVTDINEIARYGVMVTPALVIGKDIVSVGKVLSTQEIVELISKGEKK
- a CDS encoding arsenate reductase ArsC, giving the protein MKIAFICVHNSCRSQIAEAIGNSLSDGSFTCYSAGSEPSECIDPDAVRHLKEIFGIQMTDKQFPKLISDLPPVDVVVTMGCGVTCPYMPCKRRVAWNIPDPKGISDQKYVEVITLIEGKVKELLNSDLKMGV